In Deltaproteobacteria bacterium, a single window of DNA contains:
- a CDS encoding PQQ-binding-like beta-propeller repeat protein, whose protein sequence is MIRSTALLMALAATACSREPAQPASPSPTPVTEGRPGLHDHTPHHGGIVAMAGMIHLEALAASDGRVQVYLSDVWRRPLPLANVNGSVTLRVAGQPVTLPLVAREDRLEASGPSVTGASVNAHVELVHDGQSVEMNFQLPLTAGAVGAPGVPAAGCVPLTASSADGSRLPRCTMTFARAITAVATTPDNATALIAAVDVGVSGWRLPAGQLGVAFVASPPVTGPVEEAPHAESVNAIAVSPDGRDAVVAVESRLLRYTISSGQLVRELPTPGGVVRAVAWSRTGDALLLTAFYDRAAHLISAADGHELVRFPVEREAATVAAAPDGRTVAVGSEAGPIVLFEQATGAVLRTLSGARGPARALTIAGTRVFAVGDDGVLRAWDVGTGELAYATPLGKALARLGVSEDEQRVATAGLDGIIRVYAVATGALIEQLQWHHSQVLGLAWAGATLVSGDTAGQVALWEMASHGGAQPSAN, encoded by the coding sequence ATGATAAGATCGACGGCGCTGCTTATGGCGCTGGCCGCGACCGCGTGCAGTCGTGAACCCGCGCAACCGGCCTCGCCATCGCCCACGCCGGTCACCGAAGGCCGGCCGGGGCTGCACGATCACACGCCGCATCACGGCGGGATTGTGGCGATGGCCGGCATGATTCACCTCGAAGCGCTGGCCGCATCCGATGGGCGGGTGCAGGTGTATCTCAGCGACGTGTGGCGGCGGCCGCTGCCGCTGGCCAACGTGAATGGGTCGGTCACGCTGCGCGTCGCCGGTCAGCCGGTTACGCTGCCACTGGTGGCGCGTGAGGACCGGTTAGAAGCCAGCGGGCCCAGCGTCACGGGCGCGTCGGTGAACGCCCACGTCGAGTTGGTGCACGACGGACAATCCGTCGAGATGAACTTCCAGTTGCCGCTGACGGCCGGCGCAGTTGGGGCGCCGGGCGTGCCGGCGGCTGGCTGCGTGCCGCTGACCGCGTCGAGCGCAGACGGATCGCGGTTGCCCCGCTGTACCATGACCTTCGCACGCGCGATCACTGCGGTCGCCACAACGCCGGACAACGCGACGGCGTTGATCGCTGCGGTCGATGTCGGCGTCAGCGGTTGGCGATTGCCGGCGGGCCAACTGGGCGTCGCCTTCGTCGCGTCGCCGCCGGTCACGGGTCCGGTGGAAGAAGCGCCGCATGCGGAATCCGTCAACGCCATCGCCGTGAGCCCCGACGGGCGCGACGCTGTGGTCGCGGTCGAAAGTCGCTTGCTGCGCTATACCATCAGCAGCGGGCAACTCGTGCGCGAACTGCCGACGCCGGGTGGTGTCGTGCGCGCCGTCGCGTGGTCGCGCACTGGCGATGCGCTGTTGCTCACTGCCTTCTACGATCGTGCCGCGCATCTCATCAGTGCCGCCGATGGGCACGAACTCGTGCGCTTTCCGGTCGAGCGCGAGGCCGCCACGGTCGCGGCTGCGCCGGACGGTCGAACGGTAGCGGTCGGTAGCGAAGCGGGGCCGATTGTTTTGTTCGAGCAAGCAACGGGGGCCGTGCTGCGCACACTCAGCGGTGCGCGCGGTCCGGCGCGCGCGCTCACGATCGCAGGTACCCGCGTATTCGCCGTCGGCGATGACGGCGTGCTGCGCGCGTGGGATGTCGGGACTGGTGAACTCGCCTACGCGACTCCGCTCGGCAAAGCGCTTGCACGTCTCGGCGTCAGCGAGGACGAACAGCGCGTCGCGACCGCCGGCCTCGATGGAATCATCCGGGTGTACGCGGTCGCCACCGGAGCGTTGATCGAGCAACTCCAATGGCACCACTCGCAAGTGCTCGGCCTCGCGTGGGCCGGCGCCACGCTGGTATCGGGCGACACGGCGGGGCAGGTCGCGTTGTGGGAGATGGCGAGCCACGGCGGCGCGCAACCGAGCGCGAACTAG
- a CDS encoding SAM-dependent methyltransferase — protein MTPGNASRTAEFIAFVRALESARPPGSRLFADPFAIHFLRSSLRRLVWLSRLPLLGTLIAWYADRRIPGARTSGIARTRLIDDTLNQALRDGIDQVVILGAGFDCRAYRLSDIGSAVVFEVDHPATRAVKLAHLRRTLPAIPENVHFLEMDFNRQSLPDTLRQAGLDPLRPAVFLWEGVTNYLTGESVDAVLRFIASCAAGSHLIFTYVHRGALDGSGQFEDAAGILRDVERLGEPWTFGLDPSELSDYLRQHGLQLERDAGAREYRRQAFGPDGEQMKGYDFYHVAVARVPQHAGDAMTRRGSDA, from the coding sequence ATGACTCCTGGAAACGCCAGCCGAACCGCCGAATTCATCGCGTTCGTTCGCGCCCTCGAATCGGCGCGCCCACCAGGCTCACGGCTATTCGCCGATCCCTTCGCGATTCACTTCCTGCGCTCGTCCCTTCGCCGCCTGGTCTGGTTGTCGCGCCTGCCACTGCTTGGGACATTGATCGCGTGGTATGCTGATCGGCGGATCCCGGGCGCACGCACGTCGGGCATCGCCCGCACGCGCCTGATCGACGACACGCTCAACCAGGCATTGCGCGACGGCATCGACCAAGTGGTGATCCTCGGCGCCGGATTCGATTGCCGCGCCTATCGGCTATCCGACATCGGCTCCGCGGTTGTCTTTGAGGTGGATCACCCGGCCACTCGCGCCGTGAAGCTTGCCCACTTGCGGCGCACGCTTCCCGCGATTCCGGAGAATGTCCATTTCCTCGAGATGGATTTTAATCGGCAGAGTTTGCCCGACACACTGCGGCAAGCCGGACTCGATCCGCTACGGCCGGCGGTATTTCTGTGGGAAGGCGTCACCAACTACCTCACCGGTGAGTCCGTCGATGCGGTACTTCGCTTCATTGCGAGCTGCGCTGCGGGCAGCCACCTCATCTTCACCTACGTGCATCGCGGCGCCCTCGATGGTTCTGGGCAGTTCGAGGACGCGGCGGGAATTCTGCGCGACGTCGAGCGATTGGGCGAGCCATGGACGTTTGGTCTCGATCCGAGCGAGCTGTCCGACTATCTGCGCCAGCACGGGCTGCAATTGGAGCGCGATGCCGGCGCACGGGAGTATCGCCGGCAGGCCTTCGGACCCGATGGGGAGCAGATGAAGGGATACGACTTCTATCACGTCGCGGTCGCCCGCGTTCCGCAGCACGCAGGTGACGCGATGACGCGCCGGGGGTCCGATGCCTAA
- the rpsP gene encoding 30S ribosomal protein S16 gives MPTTIRLARFGGKKHPFYRIVVADSRAPRNGRNLDQVGIYDPTTTPVRLEFRKEKLTRWLRTGARPSATVSELLKKSGISRIVAAPAEGDTSSS, from the coding sequence ATGCCTACCACCATCCGTTTGGCCCGTTTCGGCGGGAAGAAACATCCCTTCTACCGTATCGTCGTTGCCGACTCGCGTGCCCCGCGCAACGGCCGCAACCTGGATCAAGTCGGGATCTATGACCCGACGACGACCCCGGTTCGGCTCGAGTTCCGCAAAGAAAAACTGACCCGCTGGCTGCGCACCGGCGCCCGCCCGAGTGCCACCGTGTCGGAACTGCTCAAGAAGTCCGGGATCAGCCGGATTGTCGCGGCTCCAGCAGAGGGAGACACGTCGTCATCATGA
- a CDS encoding SAM-dependent methyltransferase — translation MRDGRASRTAEQNALFRAIESALPVRRRLFEDRFARTFLTWPLTLVARLAAIPGLREFVPRYIDNRWPGVRSSVVARTRLIDDAIAASIREHMEQLVILGAGFDSRAYRLRCLRDTTVFEVDHPDTQATKRKALERVLFIAPTHVRFVAIDFNQRDLASVMAAACYRESVRTFFLWEGVTNYLTEAAVDTTLRWCSRASPGSLLLFTYVHRDVLTRPSAFDGTKNLFASLERAGEKLTFGIDPSQLPEFLAERGLSLESDLGAAEYRQRYFGDAARKMHGHEFYRVALARVGKPAA, via the coding sequence GTGCGAGACGGGCGCGCAAGTCGCACTGCGGAACAGAACGCGCTCTTCCGCGCGATCGAGTCGGCGCTTCCCGTGCGCAGACGACTCTTCGAGGACCGCTTTGCTCGGACCTTCCTGACGTGGCCGCTCACCCTGGTGGCCAGGCTCGCGGCCATTCCCGGCCTTCGCGAGTTCGTGCCTCGCTACATCGACAACCGCTGGCCAGGGGTACGTTCCTCGGTGGTCGCTCGTACTAGGCTCATTGATGATGCAATCGCGGCTTCCATTCGCGAGCACATGGAACAGCTCGTCATCCTCGGTGCGGGGTTCGACTCACGGGCGTATCGCTTGCGGTGCTTGCGCGACACGACCGTCTTCGAAGTCGACCATCCCGATACGCAGGCAACGAAGCGAAAGGCGTTGGAACGTGTGCTCTTCATCGCGCCGACGCACGTTCGGTTCGTTGCCATCGACTTCAACCAGCGCGACTTGGCGTCCGTCATGGCCGCTGCCTGCTACCGCGAGTCGGTGCGCACTTTCTTTCTCTGGGAAGGTGTCACGAACTACCTGACGGAAGCCGCCGTCGATACGACCCTGCGGTGGTGTTCGCGCGCGTCGCCCGGCAGCCTTCTCCTGTTCACGTACGTTCACCGCGACGTACTCACGCGGCCAAGCGCATTCGACGGCACGAAGAATCTCTTCGCTTCGCTCGAGCGGGCCGGCGAGAAGCTGACTTTCGGAATCGACCCAAGCCAGTTGCCGGAGTTCCTCGCCGAGCGCGGCCTGTCTCTCGAAAGCGATCTCGGCGCCGCGGAGTATCGTCAGCGCTACTTCGGCGACGCCGCACGCAAGATGCACGGGCATGAGTTCTATCGCGTGGCGCTTGCCCGCGTTGGCAAGCCTGCCGCCTAA
- a CDS encoding KH domain-containing protein, which produces MKELVEYLARYLVNHPDAVEVKETQGETASVLELRVAQEDLGRIIGKQGRTAKSIRTILNAAASRTNRKVMLEILENK; this is translated from the coding sequence ATGAAGGAGTTGGTCGAATACCTGGCGCGCTATCTGGTGAACCATCCAGATGCCGTCGAGGTGAAGGAGACCCAGGGGGAAACCGCCTCCGTCCTGGAACTCCGAGTGGCGCAAGAGGATCTGGGGCGGATCATCGGCAAACAAGGCCGCACCGCCAAGTCGATTCGGACGATTCTCAATGCCGCCGCCTCGCGCACCAACCGCAAGGTGATGCTCGAGATCCTCGAAAACAAGTAG
- a CDS encoding GAF domain-containing sensor histidine kinase produces MESSEPSGVRDSFRSEIAGALQRGAPVALGVFVLGLIAISVAELVDHPERLTASLAAIMAQLALGAAAYGAHRRMGQATQARSVIVAMVLIGLTIMTAYNVAVRANAELFALWLTIVLVGLSQLIPIGAWAQGIIAAFALAGFTAALAGGALSVLSPAVAWISLASVAAVTVVGAYLADQQRRDAVRARDAVRREAEIATTLIDISQELNATLSRAEVLTRLARRAVQVFGAPIGAINLIEGGRMRIVEACGLPEAEARAARAMYLTVDDIPGGWELLAQPLIELPDVRQQPLFPAELLLQFGYSGLLIAPMRRGATIVGSVSFMYREPRAPFTDHERMLARGLAEQASLALENARLYEEQQEAAEIATALLHVAETIGSSLDPEQVEQSLASLARDLLHSDGAAVYRHDEGRWRLTAVVGSGLPVVNIGEFRTMDIDDQAFPFFRELRRSGIVEIADRDTQNFVPAGLLKRSDVRSSLTVLLARGADPLAIIVVSHSERSGAFSARERRVLSGLAQLGVVALTNAYLAEQLRGANRVKSEFVAAMSHELRTPLNAILGYADILRDQTLGPVQPAQLEALDRLHDRALDLLQMVQATLDLNRLEAGVPMLDWVEVTIGYIVESMRVQIPSRWLKPDVDLTFDVEGAERRLWTDTGKLHTVVRNLVHNALKFTTQGSVRISVRPDGNDTVIIEVRDTGCGIPPEQIGEIFEMFVQGGNTHTHDGVGLGLHLCRRFVTLLGGQIEVNSQPGKGSLFLVRLPVGTRLAAGATTAPTADATVAVSARL; encoded by the coding sequence GTGGAATCATCCGAGCCCAGTGGGGTCCGGGACAGTTTCCGGAGTGAGATTGCCGGCGCGCTGCAACGCGGCGCACCGGTGGCGCTGGGAGTCTTTGTCCTCGGACTGATTGCGATCAGCGTCGCCGAGCTGGTGGATCATCCCGAGCGGTTGACCGCCTCGTTGGCAGCCATCATGGCGCAGCTCGCTCTGGGCGCCGCGGCGTATGGAGCGCACCGGCGCATGGGGCAGGCGACGCAAGCGCGCTCGGTCATCGTGGCGATGGTACTCATCGGCCTCACCATCATGACCGCCTACAACGTGGCGGTGCGGGCAAATGCAGAGCTGTTCGCGCTGTGGCTAACGATCGTGCTCGTTGGCCTGTCGCAGTTGATCCCGATCGGGGCATGGGCTCAAGGCATCATCGCCGCATTCGCGTTGGCGGGCTTCACCGCGGCCTTGGCGGGCGGCGCGCTCTCCGTGCTGTCTCCAGCCGTGGCGTGGATCTCCCTTGCCAGTGTGGCCGCAGTGACCGTGGTCGGTGCGTACCTTGCGGATCAGCAACGCCGCGACGCCGTGAGAGCACGTGATGCCGTGCGGCGTGAGGCTGAGATCGCCACGACGCTGATCGACATCAGCCAAGAACTCAACGCCACCCTCAGCCGCGCCGAAGTCCTCACCCGCCTTGCGCGCCGTGCCGTGCAGGTGTTTGGCGCTCCAATCGGGGCCATCAATCTGATCGAAGGGGGCCGGATGCGCATCGTCGAGGCGTGTGGGTTGCCGGAGGCGGAAGCGCGCGCTGCGCGTGCGATGTACTTGACCGTCGATGACATCCCCGGCGGCTGGGAGTTGCTCGCCCAACCGTTGATCGAGCTGCCCGACGTACGCCAGCAGCCCCTGTTCCCGGCCGAGCTGCTGCTGCAGTTTGGTTACAGCGGGTTGCTGATCGCACCCATGCGCCGCGGCGCTACCATCGTCGGCAGTGTGTCGTTCATGTATCGCGAACCGCGTGCTCCGTTTACCGACCATGAACGCATGCTGGCACGCGGCCTGGCCGAGCAGGCCTCGCTGGCGCTGGAGAATGCACGGCTCTACGAGGAGCAACAGGAGGCGGCCGAGATTGCGACGGCGCTATTGCACGTAGCGGAAACCATCGGCAGCTCGCTCGATCCCGAGCAGGTCGAACAAAGCCTGGCCAGCTTGGCGCGCGATCTTCTGCACAGCGATGGCGCGGCGGTGTACCGTCACGACGAAGGGCGGTGGCGACTGACTGCGGTGGTGGGCTCAGGGCTGCCCGTCGTGAACATCGGGGAGTTTCGGACGATGGACATCGACGACCAGGCGTTTCCGTTCTTCCGCGAATTGCGCCGCAGCGGGATAGTGGAAATCGCCGACCGTGACACGCAGAATTTCGTACCGGCCGGACTCCTCAAGCGGTCGGACGTACGCTCGTCGTTGACGGTGTTGCTGGCGCGCGGGGCGGACCCGCTCGCGATCATCGTCGTCTCGCACAGTGAACGCAGTGGCGCGTTCTCGGCGCGTGAACGGCGGGTCTTGTCTGGCCTCGCGCAGCTCGGCGTCGTCGCGCTCACGAACGCCTATCTCGCCGAGCAGTTGCGCGGCGCCAATCGCGTCAAGTCGGAGTTCGTGGCGGCGATGTCGCACGAGTTGCGCACGCCGCTCAATGCCATCCTGGGCTACGCGGACATTCTGCGCGATCAAACGCTTGGACCGGTGCAGCCGGCCCAACTCGAAGCTCTCGATCGCTTGCACGATCGCGCTCTCGATTTGCTGCAGATGGTGCAAGCCACGCTTGATCTGAATCGATTGGAGGCTGGGGTGCCGATGCTGGACTGGGTCGAGGTCACCATCGGCTACATCGTGGAAAGCATGCGGGTGCAGATCCCTTCGCGCTGGCTGAAGCCGGATGTCGATCTCACCTTTGACGTCGAAGGGGCGGAGCGCCGTCTGTGGACCGATACCGGCAAGCTCCACACAGTGGTGCGCAATCTGGTTCACAACGCGCTCAAGTTTACGACTCAGGGCTCGGTTCGAATCAGTGTCCGCCCCGACGGCAATGACACCGTCATCATCGAGGTGCGCGACACTGGCTGCGGCATTCCGCCCGAGCAGATCGGCGAGATCTTCGAGATGTTCGTGCAGGGCGGCAACACCCATACGCACGATGGCGTAGGGTTGGGACTGCACCTGTGCCGGCGGTTTGTTACGCTGCTCGGCGGGCAGATCGAGGTCAACAGTCAACCGGGGAAGGGTTCGCTGTTCCTTGTGCGTTTGCCCGTCGGGACGCGTCTGGCGGCGGGAGCTACCACGGCCCCGACGGCTGACGCCACCGTCGCGGTGTCGGCGCGTCTCTGA
- a CDS encoding TetR/AcrR family transcriptional regulator: MPKVSRSYLAARRNQILDAAVACFAREGFHRATMQDIVAQSKLSPGAIYNYFDSKEEIIEAIADERHAREQAFIAAAQKQSNVADALTHIRDAFFSDLTDPKERLRRRVSVQLWAEAQRNPKILKLVRRGIDQPRKLLCALIAKGQRRKEIPRELDPDATARFMIAVFHGFVLQAEWDHHVAVEPYVEVLDICLQRMLGGTASKPGR, encoded by the coding sequence ATGCCTAAAGTCAGCCGGTCCTACCTGGCGGCGCGGCGCAATCAGATTCTCGATGCCGCCGTCGCTTGCTTTGCACGCGAAGGATTCCACCGCGCAACCATGCAGGACATCGTCGCGCAGTCCAAGCTGAGCCCGGGAGCGATTTACAACTACTTCGACAGCAAGGAGGAAATCATCGAAGCGATCGCCGACGAGCGCCATGCGCGGGAGCAAGCGTTCATCGCGGCGGCGCAAAAGCAGTCGAACGTCGCGGACGCGCTGACTCACATTCGGGACGCCTTCTTCAGCGACCTCACCGACCCCAAGGAACGATTGCGGCGGCGCGTCAGCGTTCAGTTGTGGGCGGAGGCCCAACGCAACCCGAAGATTCTGAAGCTGGTCCGGCGCGGTATCGACCAGCCGCGCAAGCTCCTCTGCGCACTGATCGCCAAGGGACAACGCCGGAAGGAAATCCCGCGCGAGCTAGATCCGGACGCCACCGCTCGCTTCATGATCGCGGTGTTTCATGGCTTCGTGCTGCAAGCAGAATGGGATCATCACGTCGCGGTCGAACCCTACGTCGAAGTGCTGGACATCTGCCTGCAACGCATGCTGGGCGGCACGGCTTCAAAACCCGGTCGGTGA
- a CDS encoding acyl-CoA synthetase, which yields MPGFNLAEINEAIAAAIPERECIVYRDRRISWQEFTTRTRQLGNFLRSRGLGCHQERATLQNFESGQDHLGIYLYNGNEYLEGMIGAYKARVAPFNVNYRYVEDELVYLLNDADCRALIYHARFAPTLQKIRGDLPHLEVLLQVADESGHGLLPGAVDYEDAVRESSPERPPVEWSSDDLYILYTGGTTGMPKGVLWRQEDIFFGALGGALPGGMKHESIGSIVEMAKASSMRALPAPPFMHGAAHWMAFTCFHQGGTVIVQNDPGHLDPHDIWSIIEREKIGFLTIVGDAFGRPLLDHLGKQTYDLSSLTILLSGGAILTPALKQEFLDKIPHLMIIDGFGASETGGQGSQITMKGMPASTGSFKMNEQTIVLTHDLSAQVAPGSDESGWLARSGHVPLGYFKDAEKTAKTFPVVNGARYAVPGDHAKIGADGAIVVLGRGSVSINSGGEKIYPEEVEKALKHHPSVYDAVVVGTPNPRFGQQVTAVVQARAGEVPGKEELTEFCANHVARYKLPKAIIYVDEMVRSPSGKADYRWAKKIAFEALGIKE from the coding sequence ATGCCTGGGTTCAATCTCGCTGAAATCAACGAGGCGATCGCCGCGGCCATTCCCGAGCGCGAATGCATCGTCTATCGCGACCGCCGCATCAGTTGGCAGGAATTTACGACCCGTACGCGCCAGCTTGGCAACTTCCTGCGCAGCCGCGGTCTCGGCTGCCATCAGGAGCGCGCGACGCTGCAGAACTTCGAGTCGGGCCAAGACCACCTTGGCATCTACCTCTACAACGGCAACGAGTACCTCGAAGGCATGATCGGCGCCTACAAGGCGCGGGTGGCGCCGTTCAACGTCAACTACCGCTATGTCGAAGACGAGCTGGTCTACCTGCTCAACGATGCCGATTGCCGCGCGCTGATCTACCACGCCCGCTTCGCGCCGACGTTGCAGAAAATCCGCGGCGACCTGCCCCACCTCGAAGTGCTGCTGCAGGTCGCCGACGAATCGGGCCACGGGTTGCTGCCGGGCGCGGTCGACTACGAAGACGCGGTGCGCGAATCGTCACCCGAGCGACCGCCGGTCGAGTGGTCTTCCGACGACCTCTATATCCTCTACACCGGCGGCACCACCGGGATGCCGAAGGGCGTGCTGTGGCGGCAAGAGGACATTTTCTTCGGCGCGCTGGGCGGGGCTCTCCCCGGCGGCATGAAGCACGAGTCGATCGGCAGCATTGTCGAGATGGCGAAGGCCAGCTCGATGCGCGCGCTTCCCGCACCGCCGTTCATGCACGGCGCCGCCCATTGGATGGCCTTCACCTGCTTTCATCAAGGCGGCACCGTCATCGTGCAAAATGATCCCGGCCACCTCGACCCGCACGACATTTGGTCGATCATCGAACGCGAGAAGATCGGCTTCCTCACCATTGTCGGCGACGCGTTCGGGCGGCCGCTGCTCGATCATCTGGGGAAGCAGACCTACGATCTGTCGAGTCTCACCATCCTGCTCTCCGGTGGCGCCATCCTCACACCCGCGTTGAAGCAGGAGTTCCTCGACAAGATCCCGCATCTCATGATCATCGACGGCTTCGGCGCGTCGGAAACCGGTGGGCAAGGCTCGCAGATCACGATGAAGGGTATGCCGGCCAGCACCGGCAGCTTCAAGATGAACGAGCAGACGATAGTGCTGACGCACGACCTCAGCGCGCAGGTGGCGCCCGGTAGCGACGAGAGTGGTTGGCTCGCGCGCAGCGGACACGTACCGCTCGGGTACTTCAAGGACGCGGAGAAGACCGCGAAAACGTTCCCGGTGGTCAACGGCGCGCGCTACGCGGTACCGGGTGACCACGCGAAGATCGGCGCCGATGGCGCCATCGTCGTGCTTGGTCGCGGCTCGGTCAGCATCAACTCGGGCGGCGAGAAGATCTATCCCGAGGAAGTCGAGAAGGCGCTCAAGCATCATCCGTCGGTGTACGACGCGGTGGTGGTCGGCACGCCGAACCCGCGCTTCGGTCAGCAAGTTACCGCGGTGGTGCAAGCGCGCGCCGGCGAAGTACCCGGCAAGGAGGAGCTGACCGAGTTCTGCGCCAATCACGTCGCCCGCTACAAGCTGCCCAAGGCGATCATCTACGTCGACGAAATGGTCCGCAGCCCAAGCGGCAAAGCGGACTATCGCTGGGCGAAGAAGATCGCCTTCGAGGCGTTGGGAATCAAGGAGTAG
- a CDS encoding alpha/beta hydrolase: MADALIGPTSHYFYSQRLKLHYVDWGNHDKPLLLLVHGGRDHARNWDWVAQHLRHDYHIIAPDLRGHGDSQWSVGGMYAMIDYTLDVAQLLDAVAIFPITIIGHSLGGSIALQYTGTYPDRIKKIVAIEGLGPPPGMIRERPAQERMLEWIAEMKALSRRHPRRYKNLDEAVERMRDANPHLSPEQARHLTIHGCYRDEDGTYLWKFDNYVRAASPYLFNMKDARALWSQITCPVLLVRGTESWASDPEKDGRATAFKNYKLVNIERAGHWVHHDQLDVFLKHVREFLAD; the protein is encoded by the coding sequence ATGGCAGACGCGTTGATCGGACCGACCTCGCACTACTTCTACTCGCAGCGGCTGAAGCTCCACTATGTCGATTGGGGCAATCACGACAAACCGCTGCTGCTCCTCGTCCACGGCGGCCGTGATCACGCGCGCAATTGGGATTGGGTGGCGCAGCACCTGCGTCACGACTACCACATCATCGCGCCCGACCTCCGCGGTCACGGCGACTCGCAGTGGTCGGTCGGCGGTATGTACGCGATGATCGACTACACGCTCGACGTCGCGCAGTTGCTCGATGCGGTCGCGATCTTTCCCATCACCATCATCGGCCACTCGCTCGGCGGTTCGATCGCGCTGCAATACACCGGCACGTATCCCGATCGAATCAAAAAGATCGTCGCCATCGAGGGGCTCGGGCCGCCGCCCGGAATGATCCGCGAACGCCCGGCGCAAGAGCGCATGCTCGAATGGATCGCCGAGATGAAGGCGCTCTCCCGCCGCCATCCGCGCCGCTACAAGAACCTCGACGAGGCCGTCGAACGCATGCGCGACGCCAACCCGCACCTCTCGCCTGAGCAGGCGCGCCACCTCACCATCCACGGTTGCTACCGCGACGAAGATGGGACGTATCTGTGGAAGTTCGACAACTACGTGCGCGCCGCCTCACCGTATCTCTTCAATATGAAGGACGCCCGCGCACTGTGGAGTCAGATCACCTGCCCCGTGCTGCTGGTCCGCGGCACCGAGTCGTGGGCCTCCGATCCCGAGAAAGACGGGCGGGCCACTGCGTTCAAAAACTACAAGCTGGTCAACATCGAGCGCGCCGGCCACTGGGTGCATCATGACCAGCTCGATGTGTTTCTGAAGCACGTGCGGGAGTTTCTTGCCGATTGA
- the ffh gene encoding signal recognition particle protein: protein MFDNLSEKFERTIKRLRGHGKITERNIDEALRDVRLALLEADVNFQVVKDFLDRVRAQAVGQEVLASLTPEQHFIKIVNTELADLMGGRAVDLDLAGPPPLVIMLVGLNGAGKTTTVAKLARHLMHSGRPAPYLVPADVYRPAAIQQLTTLGAQVGCPVHPSDASADPVALCRDAVALARQQGHQIVLIDTAGRLHVDDELMAELERIKAAVNPQRIVLVIDAMTGQDAVNAATGFHQRIGLTGVILTKLDGDARGGAALSVRAVTGAPILFGGIGEKVDALEVFHPDRMAARILGMGDILTLIEKAESVYDQKQALALQDKLRRNEFTLDDFRDQIRALRKMGNMADLMKMIPGMKKLVKGVDLDGAEGELRHIEAIISSMTKEERRNHTILNGSRRKRIALGSGTSVADVNRFLKQFVETKKVMKHMSKFARPGMRPGLPN, encoded by the coding sequence ATGTTCGACAACCTCTCGGAAAAGTTTGAGCGCACCATCAAGCGGCTGCGTGGGCACGGCAAGATTACCGAGCGCAACATCGATGAAGCGTTGCGCGACGTCCGACTCGCTCTGCTTGAAGCCGACGTCAACTTCCAGGTTGTCAAAGATTTCCTCGATCGCGTCCGTGCACAGGCGGTCGGCCAAGAAGTGCTTGCGAGCCTGACCCCCGAACAGCATTTCATCAAGATCGTCAACACCGAGTTGGCCGACTTGATGGGCGGGCGCGCGGTGGATCTGGACCTTGCGGGGCCGCCGCCCCTCGTCATCATGCTGGTCGGCCTCAACGGTGCGGGCAAAACCACCACGGTCGCCAAGCTTGCTCGTCACCTGATGCACAGTGGACGACCGGCGCCATACCTGGTCCCCGCAGACGTGTACCGGCCGGCTGCGATTCAGCAGCTCACCACGCTGGGCGCGCAAGTCGGGTGCCCAGTTCATCCATCCGACGCCAGTGCGGATCCCGTGGCGTTGTGTCGCGATGCGGTGGCGCTGGCGCGCCAGCAGGGCCACCAGATCGTGCTGATCGACACCGCCGGTCGTTTGCATGTCGACGACGAGCTAATGGCCGAACTGGAGCGTATCAAGGCGGCAGTCAACCCGCAGCGCATCGTGCTCGTGATCGATGCCATGACTGGGCAGGACGCCGTGAACGCGGCCACCGGGTTTCATCAACGCATCGGACTCACCGGCGTGATCCTCACCAAACTCGACGGCGATGCCCGCGGCGGTGCGGCGCTGTCGGTCCGCGCGGTGACTGGTGCGCCGATTCTCTTCGGTGGCATCGGGGAGAAGGTCGACGCGTTGGAAGTCTTCCATCCTGATCGTATGGCCGCGCGCATTCTGGGGATGGGTGACATCCTGACACTGATCGAGAAAGCCGAAAGCGTCTACGATCAGAAGCAAGCGTTGGCGCTGCAAGACAAACTCCGTCGCAACGAATTCACGCTCGACGACTTCCGCGATCAGATTCGCGCGCTGCGCAAGATGGGCAACATGGCCGATCTGATGAAGATGATTCCCGGCATGAAGAAGCTCGTCAAAGGCGTCGATCTGGACGGCGCGGAAGGCGAGCTGCGCCACATCGAGGCCATCATCAGCTCGATGACCAAAGAGGAGCGCCGCAATCACACGATCCTGAACGGCAGCCGGCGCAAGCGCATTGCGCTGGGCAGCGGCACCAGCGTCGCCGACGTCAATCGATTTCTCAAGCAGTTCGTCGAGACCAAGAAGGTCATGAAGCACATGAGCAAGTTCGCACGCCCCGGGATGCGTCCCGGGCTGCCCAACTGA